GCCGGTGGTGAGCTTCACGGGCTTGGACGGGCCGCCGTAGAGCCCCTTGGCGACCTTCAGGCCCGCCAGGTTGCTGTGCACCGAGATGGTGGCGTGCGCGGGCCAGTACTCCTTGGGGCGGAAGTGCAGCTTCTTGTCGTCCACCCAGTGCCAGGAGCCCTGCACCCGCGGCATGGAGTCGACCTTCAGGGCGCTCTCGACGACGGCCCGCGCCTGGGGGTCCTTGACCGGCTGGCTCAGCTCGGCGGTGACCGGCTGGCCGACGCCGTACTCCCCCTCCTTCGGGCCGAAGGTGGCGGTCAACTGGCCGTCGGCGCCGCGGGTGTTGACCACGAGCGTCTTACGGCCGGGTGAACCGTCCTCCTCCTCGGTGCTCACCCGCACCGTGTAGCGGCTGCCGGCGGCCAGCGGCGCCGTGGTGCGCCAGTGCCTGCCGTCGGCGCTCAGCTCGCCGCGTACGAAGCGTCCTGTGGTGTCGGTGGCGGTCACATCGGTGATCCGCGCGTCGTCGCCCTTGACGGACACCTCGAGCGGCTTGTCGGGGTCCGCTTTCTGGGTGCCGCCCGGGGGGTTGGCCGTGATCTGGCCGGCCGCGTCGTAGGGAGTGCCGGAGAGCGCTTCCGAATCCGAGCCCCCGCACGCGGTGGCGCTCACCGCAAGGGGCACGAGCAGGAGGCCGCAGCTCAGCACCGTCCGGGTTCGAGGTCTGTGACTCATGCCCCAAAAATATGAAGAATCACCTGTCCCAGCGCGCTGGAGGAGTGCAAACGGGTCTGCTCCCGGCCGCCAAACGAGGCGGGCCCGGACACCTGTTGAGGTGTCCGGGCCCGCCGTGGCGTCCTGCGCCGTGGTTACTGCGTGCGGTTCTCGCCGCGGTAGTACTCGAAGACCCAGCCGAAGAGGCCGACGAGGATCACCGGAGCCGAGAAGTACATCAGCCACCAGCCGAAGACCACGCCCAGGAAGGCGAGCGCGCCACCGACGGCCAGGGACAGCGGCTGCCAGCTGTGCGGGCTGAAGAAGCCCAGCTCACCGGCGTCGTCCGAGACCTCGGCGTTCTCGTTGTCCTGGGCACCCGCGTCGACCCGCCGGGCCGTGAAGGCCAGGTAGTAGCCCACCATGATGCACAGGCCGAAGGCGAGGAACAGTGCGGTGGTACCCGCGGGCTCCTTCGACCAGACGCCATAGACGATCGCCATGGCGAGGACGAAGACGGAGAGCCAGATGAACATCTTGCCCTGGATCTTCACTTGCCCGCCTCCTTGCCGCCGGCGAGGGCCTTGTCATCCTCGGAGGCGCGGCCGTTGTGCAGCGCGTCGAGGGCTGCGATCTCCGGGTGGTGCAGGTCGAACGCCGGGGATTCGGAGCGAATGCGCGGCAGGGTGAGGAAGTTGTGCCGCGGCGGCGGGCAGGACGTCGCCCACTCCAGCGAGCGGCCGTAGCCCCACGGGTCGTCGACCTCGATCTTCTCGCCGTACTTCGCCGTCTTCCAGACGTTGTAGAGGAACGGCAGGATCGACAGGCCCAGCAGGAACGAGCTGATCGTCGAGATGGTGTTCAGCGTCGTGTAGCCGTCGGCCGCGAGGTAGTCCGCGTAACGCCGCGGCATGCCCTCGGCGCCCAGCCAGTGCTGGACGAGGAAGGTGCCGTGGAAGCCCACGAACAGCGTCCAGAAGGTGATCTTGCCCAGCCGCTCGTCCAGCATCTTGCCGGTGAACTTCGGCCACCAGAAGTGGAAGCCGGCGAACATCGCGAAGACGACCGTGCCGAACACCACGTAGTGGAAGTGCGCCACCACGAAGTACGAGTCCGAGACGTGGAAGTCCATCGGCGGCGACGCCAGGATGACACCGGTCAGACCACCGAAGGTGAAGGTGATCAGGAAGCCGATCGTCCACAGCATCGGCGTCTCGAAGGACAGCGAGCCCTTCCACATCGTGCCGATCCAGTTGAAGAACTTCACACCGGTCGGCACCGCGATCAGGAACGTCATGAACGAGAAGAACGGCAACAGCACACCGCCCGTCACATACATGTGGTGCGCCCACACCGTGACCGACAGACCGGCAATCGACACCGTCGCCGCAATCAGACCCATGTAACCGAACATCGGCTTCCGGGAGAACACCGGAATGACCTCGGAAATGATCCCGAAGAACGGCAAGGCGATGATGTACACCTCTGGATGGCCGAAGAACCAGAAGAGATGCTGCCAGAGCAATGCCCCGCCATTTGCGGCATCGAAGACATGCGCCCCGAATTTACGGTCCGCCTCCAGCGCGAACAGCGCCGCCGCCAGCACCGGGAAGGCCAGCAGGACCAGCACACCGGTCAGCAGCACATTCCAGGTGAAGATCGGCATCCGGAACATCGTCATGCCGGGAGCCCGCATGCAGATGATCGTCGTGATGAAGTTGACCGAACCGAGGATCGTGCCGAAGCCCGAGAAGGCCAGACCCATGATCCACATGTCCGCGCCGACGCCCGGCGAACGCACCGCGTCCGAGAGCGGCGAGTACGCGAACCAGCCGAAGTCCGCCGCACCCTGCGGGGTGAGGAAGCCGGCCACCGCGATCAGCGAGCCGAAGAGGTACAGCCAGTAGGCGAACATGTTCAGCCGCGGGAACGCCACGTCGGGCGCGCCGATCTGCAGCGGCATGATCCAGTTCGCGAAGCCGGCGAACAGCGGCGTCGCGAACATCAGCAGCATGATCGTGCCGTGCATCGTGAACGCCTGGTTGAACTGCTCGTTCGACATGATCTGCGTGCCGGGACGGGCGAGCTCGGCGCGCATCAGCAGCGCCATCAGTCCGCCGACGCAGAAGAACGCGAACGACGTGACCAGGTACATCGTGCCGATGGTCTTGTGGTCAGTGGTCGTCAGCCACTTCACCACGGCGATGCCGGGTTGCTTCTTGCGTACGGGCGGTGCTGCCGGAGCCGTATCGGCGGCGGCACCCTGAGGTTCGTTGAGGATGCTCACTGGTTCTTGGTCTCCGCATTCCTGGCGTGATCCGTCTGCTTGATGCCCGACGGCAGGTATCCGGTCTGGCCCTTCTTCGCCAGGTCCTTCAGGTGTTCCCGGTAACGCTCGGGGGAGACGACCTTGACGTTGAAGAGCATCCGGGAGTGGTCGACTCCGCAGAGCTCGGCGCACTTGCCCATGAAGGTGCCCTCCTTGTTGGGGGTCACCTCGAAGACGTTGGTGTGGCCCGGGATGACGTCCTGCTTCATCAGGAAGGGCACCACCCAGAAGGAGTGGATGACGTCACGGGAGGTCAGCACGAACTGGACGGTCTCGCCCTTCGGCAGCCACAGGGTCGGGCCCGGGTTGCCGGTCTGCGGGTTGCGCTCGCCCGGGGTGCCCGCGTCGTAGACGCCGTCGGCACCGGCCGGAGCGCCCTTCTTCCACTTGGGCGGGACCGCGTCCAGAGCGGGGGAGTTGATGTTCGAGGTGGACTTCTTGCCGTCCACGTTCTCGAGGTAGTTGAACGCCCAGCTCCACTGGAAGCCGACCACGTTGACGATGTGGTCGGGCTTCTTGGAGGTCTTGAGGATTGCGCTCTCATCACGCGCGGTGAAGTAGAACAGCACCGCGATGATGATGAACGGGACGATCGTGTACAACGCCTCGATCGGCATGTTGTACCGCGTCTGCGGGGGGACCTCCACCTTGGACCTGCTGCGGCGGTGGAAGATCACGCTCCAGATGATCAGGCCCCAGACCAGCACGCCCGTTGCGAGGGCGGCGGCCCAGGAGCCCTGCCAAAGAGAGAGGATCCGCGGCGCCTCGTCGGTGACGGGCGTTGGCATGCCGAGGCGGGGGAAGTCCTTATATGTGCAACCAGTCGCGGTCGCCAGGACCAGGCCCGCAGCAAGCACCTGCGGCAGCTTCCGCCGCATCGGGCGCCGCGACGAGCGGTCGGAGCCGTTGGGACTCACGTAGCGCCTTCCCGAGAGTCTCGCCCGCGCGGTCGGCTGCGGCCTTACTCGCTGGTCGGTCGCCGCCCTGCGTCGGGCAGGGGTTTGGATGTTTATGCGGGCCAAACCTTACTGGACGCTATTTGGGGTCGCGCGGGGAGGGTGCCCAACGCGCCGCGGCGCACCCCTAAGGGGTGGCCAGGGCTTCCGGGAGGCGCCCGCCGGGCCCCCGGATTCCCGCCGAATACCCGCTTCCACCAGGCATCTGACGCCGTGCCCGGACGGACTCCGGCACCGCTGGCCGGGGCCTTCCCCGGAGTGTCCCCCTGGGCTTTCCCCTGGACGCCGACCGGGGCGCTCCCGCCCGCCGGCCGCCCCCGGGAGCCGCGCGGCGCCGCACGGCGGGGCCGGGCCGTCCCCGGTCGCGAGCGGGAGGACTAACGTCTCGTACGTGCCCTATTTCGACGCGGCGTCGGCCGCCCCCCTGCATCCGGTCGCCCGCGAGGCCCTGCTCGCCTCGCTCGACGAGGGCTGGGCCGACCCGGCCCGCCTCTACCGGGAGGGGCGGCGCGCCCGGCTGCTGCTGGACGCCGCCCGGGAGGCCGCGGCCGAGGCCGTGGGCTGTCGCCCCGACGAATTGGTTTTCACCCCTTCGGGGACGCAGGCGGTGCACACGGGAATCTCCGGGGCGCTGGCGGCCCGCCGGCGGGCCGGCCGACGGCTGCTGTACTCCGCCGTGGAGCACTCCTGTGTCCTGCACGCCGCCGAGGTCCACGAGGCAGCCGGCGGCAGCCGCACGGAGCTGGCCGTCGACCGTACCGGCCGGGTGGCACCCGGCGAGGTGGCCGCCGCGCTCGGCCCGGACACCGCGCTGGTCGCTCTGCAGTCCGCCAACCACGAGGTGGGAACCGCACAGCCGGTCGAGGAGGTGGCCGCGCTCTGCCGGGAGGCGGCCGTCCCCCTCCTGGTGGACGCCGCGCAGTCACT
This portion of the Streptomyces sp. 2114.4 genome encodes:
- a CDS encoding Ig-like domain-containing protein, whose product is MSHRPRTRTVLSCGLLLVPLAVSATACGGSDSEALSGTPYDAAGQITANPPGGTQKADPDKPLEVSVKGDDARITDVTATDTTGRFVRGELSADGRHWRTTAPLAAGSRYTVRVSTEEEDGSPGRKTLVVNTRGADGQLTATFGPKEGEYGVGQPVTAELSQPVKDPQARAVVESALKVDSMPRVQGSWHWVDDKKLHFRPKEYWPAHATISVHSNLAGLKVAKGLYGGPSKPVKLTTGDRVEAITDAAAHRMTVLRNGESINTIPVTTGKPGFSTRNGVKVVLGKESFVRMRSSTVGIAAGSGDSYDLPVHWATRVTWSGEYVHAAPWSVGSQGAANVSHGCTGMSTSNAQWFFNHVRIGDIVKVVNSSGDTMTPFDNGFGDWNMPWQEWREGSALKNKADTTTGAAGRVQDPADNARLRPKF
- the coxB gene encoding cytochrome c oxidase subunit II, which produces MSPNGSDRSSRRPMRRKLPQVLAAGLVLATATGCTYKDFPRLGMPTPVTDEAPRILSLWQGSWAAALATGVLVWGLIIWSVIFHRRSRSKVEVPPQTRYNMPIEALYTIVPFIIIAVLFYFTARDESAILKTSKKPDHIVNVVGFQWSWAFNYLENVDGKKSTSNINSPALDAVPPKWKKGAPAGADGVYDAGTPGERNPQTGNPGPTLWLPKGETVQFVLTSRDVIHSFWVVPFLMKQDVIPGHTNVFEVTPNKEGTFMGKCAELCGVDHSRMLFNVKVVSPERYREHLKDLAKKGQTGYLPSGIKQTDHARNAETKNQ
- the ctaD gene encoding cytochrome c oxidase subunit I, encoding MSILNEPQGAAADTAPAAPPVRKKQPGIAVVKWLTTTDHKTIGTMYLVTSFAFFCVGGLMALLMRAELARPGTQIMSNEQFNQAFTMHGTIMLLMFATPLFAGFANWIMPLQIGAPDVAFPRLNMFAYWLYLFGSLIAVAGFLTPQGAADFGWFAYSPLSDAVRSPGVGADMWIMGLAFSGFGTILGSVNFITTIICMRAPGMTMFRMPIFTWNVLLTGVLVLLAFPVLAAALFALEADRKFGAHVFDAANGGALLWQHLFWFFGHPEVYIIALPFFGIISEVIPVFSRKPMFGYMGLIAATVSIAGLSVTVWAHHMYVTGGVLLPFFSFMTFLIAVPTGVKFFNWIGTMWKGSLSFETPMLWTIGFLITFTFGGLTGVILASPPMDFHVSDSYFVVAHFHYVVFGTVVFAMFAGFHFWWPKFTGKMLDERLGKITFWTLFVGFHGTFLVQHWLGAEGMPRRYADYLAADGYTTLNTISTISSFLLGLSILPFLYNVWKTAKYGEKIEVDDPWGYGRSLEWATSCPPPRHNFLTLPRIRSESPAFDLHHPEIAALDALHNGRASEDDKALAGGKEAGK
- a CDS encoding cytochrome c oxidase subunit 4 — its product is MKIQGKMFIWLSVFVLAMAIVYGVWSKEPAGTTALFLAFGLCIMVGYYLAFTARRVDAGAQDNENAEVSDDAGELGFFSPHSWQPLSLAVGGALAFLGVVFGWWLMYFSAPVILVGLFGWVFEYYRGENRTQ